The following nucleotide sequence is from Coffea eugenioides isolate CCC68of chromosome 3, Ceug_1.0, whole genome shotgun sequence.
ATTTAGTCCACTATAATATTTTAATGCCAATTGGCCTATACTAAGCTCCTAAACATGATCAATTGCACAATTCCGTCGAATCCGTTGAAAGCAATGAAACGGAAAATCACCAATTTTGTCCCTAGACTATTTTACTAGTACTAATTTAGTTCTTAACTTTTATTCCCAGTCAATTTAATGTTTGAACTTATTTTATGGTTCCAATTAAAGACTTTCATGACAGCGTCACCACCTAAAACTGATCTAACTCCTAATTAGCTAATTAAATAGGGGTATTTTGAGAACGTCGCTCATGAGACTTTAATAAATTAAGtaaattgttttaaaaaaactaCAAGATTAAACTTTAAAAAGTTTTATCTGATGATTGTTTAGATGATTTAAAAGTTTTATCAGATGATCTTTTATACGATTTACGTGTTTTATTACAGTCGAATGAGTGTCGTTCGCATAATATCCCTATTTAGTTAGTCAATTAAGAGTCGAATCAATTTTAAGTAGTGTTGCCATCGCGGACGTCCTTAATTGGAATTGCAAAATAAATTCAAGTATCAAATTagccaaaaataaaagttaaggACTAAATCAGCACCAATAAAAATGTTTAGAGGCGAAATTGGCTATTTTCCTGAAATGAAATCACATCGCACCTGAGCTGCACAATATATTTTGTGTGGGcatatttgtcattttgtaaCCAAAAATAGTAAAGTGGGCGAAGTGAGAATTTGGAAACGTTTAATGATCAATGACACACTTTTTCAGAGTTCTTTTGAAAAAGTTTAGTGCCAGATGATGTATTTTTTTAGGAAACAAGACTAAAGCCACAAAATTAGGTAATTGCTTAATTATTTTCAACTTGCGGTTGTTAGATAATTGCTtaaattatttgttaaattatttTCAGAAGTTTAAAGATTTATGATCAAGTTAGTTATACGATTCTTAATCGAGAAAAGCATCTCGTGATTTGAGAGCATTCCCAATTTACTTTAATCCAAAGTCCTCCCCTTCTTCACTCTATTCCGTATTTTTCTTTGCGGTTCCTTGGATTCTTATGCTTCCCTGTGAATGAAATGAATTGAGTTTATTGTCATTCCAATTTGAGGGCATCGCGATTTACATTTTTGAtagtcaaaataaaaatttcattaATCGAATTGTTAGAAATTGTTCAGCACAAATGGACTAACAAAATGTAGAGCGGAATGAAATTGCACCAGCATTCTAACTCATTGTTGGTTTTCGTATCACCCGTTTGTTTAGTACCAGAAGCAATGCTCCAAAATTCCTTAGGTGAAAGCTATGCCAGTGACTGCAGTATTTCTCACTCCGGGAAAAATTAGTGTGATGAATTACTTTGCCGCGATTGACTTTATACTTCATGAGCATAAACGAGATGAATGGAAGCAAAACCTTCTCCACAGGTTGacaatctgaaattttcataGGGTCAAACGTAAtaatccccccccccccttccctCTCCAAACAAAAATATTTCTGTAATTTACTTCCTAacgttatttttttttttttgctagaTTAGCCCTTTCACAAGTCAAATTTCTCATTTAACCGTTGAATGCTAGCAAAATTCCCAAATTGCTTCTACTTTTAATTGTTGGCATTTCCCAAATTGTAAAACATAGGCTATAGCTTTTGTTTCAATGgtaattaaagaaataaaactgCACTACTTCCaccaattaattaattaatagggTCCTAGATCGAGCTCCTACATGAAGCACAGAGAGATGATTTAACAAGATAACTTAGAGCCGCCCTAGCTTTTTTATTCAGTCACATGAATTATTGGCTATTCCTAGCGTCAGATGAACGAATTTAAACGTTAAGGATTTCTGATACTATAACAATTTTGTCACAGAAAGTGACGTGGAGGATCAAAAGCATGTTTATAATCTCATTGAGTTAAGAATCTCATTGAAAGCATAGGGAATTGAGCTTACCCTGTGAGCCGCATTcttttgaaagaaaaaggattcatcattttgattaaaaaaaaagctcTTAGTTTCAACTTATTACATGAAAATCCAGAATTATgacattttttaaattttctgtatgGCCATATCAGATATGCCAGTAAGATTCCATGACCATATTGGAATAAATTGAAAGCATGTTTTCAATTCTTGAACAATCTGAATATAGTAAATATAGATGAAAGTAAATATGGCAGTACATCATAAATGGAATATctcgaaatcaagaaattcagaGGATTAAAGAAATACAGGAAaagatttttgaataaataaacaCGCATCCACACAAGCAGAGAGGTTACCTGAAAAGTAGAAATTTAGAAAACCAATGAAAAATGTTTTGCAACAATTATTCGGCAGAAAATTGAGCTGTGCACATGAGATTTGATCAATAACATTAGTAAAACATAATactatgaaaaaatgggtaaaaaACATAATATTAGTAAAGAATGATATTATAATTATTAGTTATTAAGTACCTAAAAAAATAGGATTAATCtctcctacactgacagtgtatatacacTATCAACGTTAGATGAATAACAGCtatgcaaattttgaatttgaaattcaacttttacacgCATTTCATAAATTAAACGgtgacagtgtatataaaatttactcaaaaaaaataatattatgaaAAAGTTTTTGTATACCCCCTATACTTCATCTCCCACTTAGTTGGGCCAAGATAATTTTAGAGTTTCAGTTGCTGGGTAATGGGCATCAGGCCCATCACTGCAATGAACAAGAAggagaatatgaagaaagaCCCAACACTGTGTAATGGGCCTTGAGATATGAAGAACAAGAGTGGTGGGTCTAAGGCCCAGTTTCTAATTCTCAGTTGCACAATTGGCGTTTGACTTTCAGTATTTGATGCTCAATTACTTTTGTACATGAGAATCAGATAAGATTTAAGTGAAGAACAGTTGATATCTCTCAGCAGGTAGAAGTTCCGAAGCATATATAGTTTTGTTTAGGCCTAATAATAAGTCAGGATTGGGTTTTTTAAGGATTCGTtgaatgtatttatataaaattattttcaaGAGTTGTACTTTTGGTAAAAATTAGAATTCATTCTATTTGGAACTTTAGCATCAATAAACAGTCTATTTGCAGAATTCACTAGTAAGAATTGATAATGGACTACATATTATTGAAACATAATAAGGAAATTATTTAGCTAGTACAATAGgattaagaaaatttcattttgaattttatGATTACATGCATAGAATAGGATACTAGTATCCATTTacaaactttatttttctttttaaaccATATAAGTTATCAAATGAAAATTATCCTgctaaaataattaaaatgagTGAAAATCGTTGTTTTATCTCCTTCAGTTTGATGCTAGTTTTAATTTAGTCCCTAATCATGCCTTGCTTTTAGCATCTCTTGTCTATCAagttctttttttaaaaaaaataaaaatttaggcGGTTTCTACATTTTTGGATACTTGTCAACTTTTAATTTAGCTTTGTCACATTTTATATAACTCCAAAAATCATATTCCTCGAGACAAGCATCTTAGTGAAAACTAGAAGTGCAAATTTCACAATCATACCAAACAAATTGCATTAATGTCAAAAGCTATATGGAAGACAAAGTGGAAACATCCATACTTCGAGGGACCAAATATGTGAAAATTAAACGATGaagggataaaagaaaaaagaaaccgATAATATCCCTATTTAACTAAACCAAGACAACATTTTCTTTTATAAACAAAATTATAATTCAgtcatttattatttttcataaaAGTAAATATGCTGCTTACACATATCATTGTGCTAAACTTCTTGTAAATTTTTGTTGGCAAAACGCAACTATCCAACAAAAGTGTAATCCTGCACCAAGTTTGGTAATGCATTATTTTTCCAAGATCAAGCTATGCAGTCAAGTGGATTGAGACGAACTCGAGGAGTGCATACAAGTGATTGTTCCATAACATGAATAAACCCTTTTCTGACTTCCATATTCACTGCATCAGCTTCCCTTCCCTCTTCAATCGGCATCCAGTCGAAGCACTGAACCATGGCAGCAACTGTAGGGCTCATTGTGTGGAAAGCCAGCATCATTCCTGGACACCTTCTCCTCCCACCTCCAAAAGTTAAGAGATCCAGAAATTGTCCTTCCATTTGATCTTGCCGAGCTAAGGTTTTCTGTGTATCCTTGGAAATCAAGAATCTTTCGGGCTTAAATTCGTTAGGATCATCCCAAAGGTTAGGATCCCTCATGGCTGCATATGTATTGATCAGTATGGTTGTGTTCTTAGGTATATCAAAGACATCAATCTTGCAATGTTCGCGGCATTTTCTTGGTATGAGAGAACCCAGAGGATGTAATCGGAGTATTTCCTTCATTACAGCTTGGAGATAGGGTAGACTTGAGACGTCTGATTCCTCAACAAGTCTTGAGTTGCCAACAAGTGAATCTATCTCTTCTCtaactttcttgaaaactttaGGATGGTTTATGAGCTCAGCTAAAGTCCATTGCATTGTATTCGCAGAAGTATCAGTGCCTGCCACAAATATGTCCTAATTGACGAAGAACACAATCCAAATTTAGATATAATAATTGCATCAAAAGAATATGAGGAAGTTCCATATTTGGTCTTCttctcaatcatttttttttaaattttttgttgcGAGCACAAACTAGCAAAGGATATAAAGAAATTCTAATCTCATTTTGAGAAATGAATATCAGAAATAGATTCATAGACTAACAGTACGTATTTATGTATACCTTcgtgctttttctttttcttttttttcccttattttCTTCCTCATATTTTTTCTTTGTCATTCAGAGAAACCTTTTAAGTTAGTTTAAGAATTAACTATCTATGACTTGGTCGACTTGCCAAATCATATTCTAGATACAAATAACAATagtaaataacaaaaaaaaataataaataactaAATTGCTGAAGATCTGGATATCTGAaagcaaaacagaaaaaagaaagaaaagcaagtaCTTAAAATCACATACCAGGAGGAAAGACTTGATTTGAGTTCTAGTCAGTTTAAACTCAGCTTGGTTATCATAATGCATCTCCAAAAGAACATCTATCAGATCTTTATATTGGCTAGTTTTGctgttttcttctcttttttcttcatgCTGCTTCAATATATTCTCTAGCATGCCATCAAACCTTCTTTCCACATCCACGGCCTGCTTCCCATAAATCCAGAAGCCTAACCATTTGAATGGCCCCAAAACATCTCCAATACTCAACTTGAGAGCATGTTCAAACGTCTCCTGCACTAATTTTCTACACTTTTCAGCTTCATCATCGTTGCTCGAACAATTAGTGTTCATTGCCATCGTACAGATTATGTTATTTGTTAGCTTTGAGAGCTCAAGTCCAACGTCGACGGGCTTTAGAAGAGATGCACTCTCCACAATCTTTCGCAAGAAACTGCGTAATTCTTGTCTGCGAACCCCACTTGAGGCCTCTAATGCTTGGGGACTAAGCAACTTAGTTATGCAAAGCTTCTTCATGAACTTCCAGTAATCTCCATACTCAGAATTGAGAAAACTAGAGGCAACAAAAGTTAACCTATTTTCAACAGCAAAAGGCGGCCGAGAAGCGAATGCAAGATCTTGGGTTTTGAAGATTTCTGTTGCCAAAGAAGCAGATGATATGATAATCTGCTTTGAAGCACCAAATTGGAGGTAAATAATGGGGCCATATTTGGTTGATAGCTTCTGGAAAAACTGGTCCAAAGGAAAAGTTATGAGTTGGAGGTGACCGATGATGGGCAGCGGGCGCGGGCCAGGCGGGAGGTGGAAACGAGGGCGATTGGTTTTCTTTGAAAAGGATCGAATTACAAGTGTTGAGATGAAGGAGATGATAAAGAACGTGGTGTAGTATTGGATGTCAGTCATTTTGGGCATCTGAATTTTCTGAATTGTTTGCTTCGCTACGTCATTTATATTTCAGAGCAAGTATGAgataagaaaggaaaaagggaatTGACATCGGCACTTTCATATTTGTTGAAaatactctttttcttttttaaattttgaatcatATGAAAGGACAAAAATATTGCAAATTATCCGGTTGGCCATTAAACTTTTACAATCATCGAATTTtggtcactcaactattaaaagtcTGATTTTGACCACTAAAATGTATAAAATTAAGACGGGAGGCCATTCTGTTAGATTTAGCCTTAAGGTCGTCGATCTATCCGTCCGTgcaatttccaagacaaaagaCAGGATCAATTTAGGAAGTTCAACACTGGCCATCCTCTTACACAACTTCATCTTCTCTCCATAGGATGTTCAAGTTGTCCATCTAACCACCTGCTCCTCAATTCCCAGTCAGAATAAAGCCTCTAAAAAAATCAAGAGGGGTCGATTATCAAAAATGAAATTGCTAATGTCGCGTTATAGATGGTACAAAACAAATAATCTCGTTACATATGTTCATTTTACATTTTTACTAGGAGTTTTAGTCTAAAGTGTCGTTGATTACAAAAAGATATGTAGTAGTTGATTACATATTTATCGCTACACAACATTTCAAAGCAGTAAAATTATGCAAAGCAAGAAGTTAGGCCATGTATATTGGCTTAAAGAattttcaagttcaaaatttGTTTGAGCAAGCAAAAGGTTTGAAATTTTCCATAATCCAAAAGCAGAGAGGATTACTACTTTTCAACAATAGCTCTCAAAATCTACTGGGCTTACACTAGAGCTCCATAAAGTTGGCGGCGCAAATGAACACGGCCGCCCCCCATTTATAAGTAGCATTACTACTTACCATATCTTCGGAGAACTAGCTTGCCCCCTCCCAAAGAGGCCAAGTACTAGCGGAGACCACATTAGCATGATAAATGGACCAGTACAAATTGGTTCAATCAATAAGAGCGGACAACTCTTTTATAAAAAGTCATACATTCAAATTTTGCTGTGAACGTGAGAATTATGTTGAAAGAAAATTTGTAAGATTCTCCATAAGTGATTTATAGTTCTAGGAGTATATCCTGTTTGTATGATGATCGGAACTGAATACACTCAAATGTTTAATTATCAAAACAAAGTAAGAAAATGAAGGCAGTATTaatgaggaaaaaatgaaacGTTATTAATGAGAGTAAAGAAATAGGATGCGTTAACATCTCTATTAATTACATCTAAATAAAGGCTGCGGTGGCTTTGGAAAGAGCCAACACGTGTATTGTGGGCTTACGGCACCTGAAGGACACAGGACAGGTGCAGTTATACTTTTGGGTTTTGGCAGGATTGTGTTTAATTGTCGTACTTTTTACAAGTTTTGATGTATACTTATGtagtttgttatatttgggatacAGAAACATAATTTATACTTTTAACTAATATACAATAAAATTACACGTACAATACCATAACATAAGTGTACACCaataaaatataataattaCAAAAAATCGTATAAAATTGCACCTACGCAGTCCTACCTATACCCTGCCATTTTTCCAACTGTACTTATGGCTGTTTAAATACTTCCGACTCAAAATCTTCGAGTTACGGTTCAAAAattgtaaaagaaaaagatagcaTGTACCATACGCAATAGTTGTTAAACTCTAAATCCAGACTTTATGATCTGAGGATTACACAATTATACAATTCAAGTTTGTGAATTCAATCTGAATCCTATTAAGATCTTATAGTTTGTAACATTATTGTTGGATCACTTGAATTTCGTGGATTTAAGTACATATTATATAAAGTAAGAGATGCCTTAATAATTTAGATACAAAATCTTAAATTTCACGAATTTAGATCAAtgatatttattttcaaaattttagccaaaaaataaaataaattcagAAGTAATTTAAACCTTTATCTATTAGTATGTAATGCTAGAAATTATACATTTTAGTAGAATAAATTTGCTCTTTCAGCTGGCATTGCATTCTCAACATATATTTATACATGTTTTTATGAATAATAAacttataaataaataaaatattaattttttactttttttttaggTAGAATCGTACGATTCCACAATCCTACCTATGATTTGATCTTATGACTTCCAAAACAACTCAAGGCAGGATCTCGATTTTAAAATCTTGCTATACACACCTGTAGTTTTGACAcataaactctttttttttttttgaattctaCGTAATACCTCTACGTTTTGGGTAAAAGTGTAAGATGGATGAAATCTGTCATTTCAAATGTTTTTTGACGATCAAGCAGCTATGGCGTGGGTTGTAAGATGTATGAAATTTGTCAGTTCAATTGTCTTACCATTTGTCATTTTTTTGGTTACCCAAAATACCCTCTAGTGGGCTGAGACGAAAACGTAGAAAAGTTTAGAGGTCAAACTGAAATTTatacaattttcttttctttttcatcgataacaaaaaatatttatcaaCTCCACGTATAATTGCATAATTGTTGGAATTGATTAAGAAAACTGGAAAGTGTAGGTGAAATTTAATGTCTTACTACAAGGCAGAAAAGTCATTTTGGCAAGGGTTGTCTATTAAAGAGTTTTCCATctattttgcaattttatccAAAACAAAAGAGGGTAGTAAGTAGGTTTTAATTTTAAAAGCAGAGAGGGAGTCTTTTGTCTAATTGCTGAATTACATGGTGCATTTACATTTACCGAATTCTACGTATACTACAGTTTTACATTGATTGATTTCTCCTTTCTTTacatttggatttggaatccaTGTAAGACGCAGACCCAAATGGAGACATTGGGTACCTAATCAATCACAATCGTTTCTGTAGCTCCCAACTTCCTATGCATGTGGCAACTAGCTTCTTAAAGGTTTTAAGTAGGGGTGTTTcgcgaatcgagccgctcgcgaatacgagctcgactcgagctcgtcaatatcgagttcgagtcgagctcaagctaattaaatcgatctcgagctcgagctcgagctcaaaaacattaaactccgctcgcgagctcaattatatatttattttttattttttattttaataataaaattatatatatatccctaatattttattatttgttaaaaaaattattattttattcatttttaaaaataaataattatttttaattttttaaaaataaaataataataattatttttttattttttaaactcgagcttgatattttgagctcatcgagctcgagctcgagttcgaacttcacaaaattaactcgagctcggctcAATTAGccaaagctcgactcgagctcggctcgtttgcacccctagttTTAAGACACAAAAATCAGAAGTTCAACTTTCTTAACTACTGTATGAATGCACATTTGCTAACTTACGCATTCATTTGATGTAATGATATACAACATATAAGATGCTTATATAAGAGTTCGTGGCTAGGAAAAGTATAGTTAATTCGAAAAATTATCACAATTCAGggttcaataaatgtgagtGTGTAGTTACACAGTAATTTATGTGtgattttgatattttaatttttaacaaGTACTCAATAGacattcattaaaaaaaaaaaaattcttgatcGAACTGTATGAATCATGAAGGAATGTCAAAATCCAATGGAATCATAGAGAGTTTCTTATCTTTAACGTTTGGTTAAGTTTAACTTCCTGTATTTTGATaattattgtaaaaaaaaataagaatttttaAAATATGTTGTCCGTTAATATCGTGTACTTAATTATTCAAGACATAGTTTCACAGATATCCCTTTAGGTTTGTGACAATTACACATAGGTCCGTTCAAGTTTTTAAACTTACAATTACATCCCTTATGTTCAGATTTCCTTGCCATAAATGGCTCATGTCAATTAAATATTAGCTTTCAATAGGCACATGCTGAATTTTGTTTCAAAACTTACTCTCGCCATGCTATAAAAAATTTGTAACTTCATTTTGTATCTTTTTCATGCCTTTTTTAACtatataattaaattttttttttttgctcaaagCATGCTAGGAGTTGAATTATGATTATAGCATGATTTCAAGCATTTAGTTCAAAGGCCTTGCATTCTCACTTATGAATCATTGAGCAGTTAAGTGTGTAGTAGTAAAAAGATATATTTTGCTCACAAGTTAGTTCATATGCATCtaaaaataaattatcaaaaattGTGCTCTTTCATGAGTTAGGGATTCAATTGCACCTTTTTAACAAAATATTTCGTAAATAGGGATTCGAGTGCAAGCTTTCTTTAGAGATCATCAAGGGTAAATATGGAAATAAAATCCGGGATTTCCCTTGAAAATCAATATCTAATAGACGTGGGTTCAATGTCTAGTAGAAGCGGGCTGAATCTGTTGAGAAAACCTAAAATTAAACAATGCAAGTCTAATTTttgcaaggatttttctaaaAAGTGCCCCAGGGGAACCTACTTCAACTTAATtgttattttgagcaagtaaaaGCACTTGTTAAGACGCTTAAATTACACCTAACTTACCTTATAAATACACATGCTTGTAAAATTTGTCTCTCCTGCATTAAGGCcatgtttgataacccaattcagcacttaaatataatgaattcagatcttaatatgtttagatgcatttgataactaaaaattgagcatctgaattaattaagtagcactgaattttctaggcaaaacttTACTtccaaaaataagtgataaactattcacttatcattgaatatgatatacactcaaatgtatttgatttaatacttaataattcaataacttaatggattcggatttcagttttcaaacttcagttttatcaatcGCACCCTTAAATACTTTTCTAAATTAGTTTCACTCTTATCAAAAAATTAATACCTAAACATATAGGACACTCGTTAGATAAATCTATTTCAAAAACTTGAGGAGaattataaaatttttcataaacCTCAAGAatggtttgtgaaatttttccaGTTATAATCTTGTCGCAACTACCTGAAAGAGCTAAAAGGTAAAGTTTAAAAAGCATGTCCAATAGATCCCATTCTCATCCATGGCAACATGAAAATATCAATTCTAGTTAGTCTCGCTCTACCATGCATGAAACAACTAGTCTAATTATTCTATTGTTTACCCAAGGCAAGCACCTATACAGATACTTCAAGTTAACAACATTAACTGCACTTAAATTATTGTATGTTGCAGCTGTAAACTGCATTTAAAATAtggtttagttttattttttcaacGTTTTAGGTATAGTAGCTTACACTTAACAAGAATTCTGCGACAGTGCTCGTGGATTAATCTACACGAATTTGAACACCTCAACTTCTGAATTTTCAGTTAGTAGTGAAACGTTACAAGTTCAATCTCTTGTACTTTGAGGCATATTCTCACGTTTGCAAAATCATTTTTGCATATAATTATTTTAACCAGTGTAATTTGTTTAATTCACCTATAAGCTCCCATTTTAGCCCCATTCTTCATGGATCTTAACACTTCATTGTCCAATATATAGTTATTGATTTAGTTACTACAAGAATTTTGGCTTTACGGGGCACGTAAATTATGGCGTAAAATGCCAAGATATATACCGCCATAAAAAGTATTCACACTGGATTTGCGGCAGTATACCACCATCTATATGTtacattttagtttttattgtCATTTATACATCAACATAATGTCACATTTTGGTTAGCTTTATTTTTAAATGTTTGTTTAACATGTGACCATTGGACACTCgataaaatatatttcaaatgccatatttttaaaaatgtaagattaattacaaaaagtaaataaatacatgAGAGGGTAGATAAGATTAAATAggaaaattatataaatataagggAGGATAATAAttatagtatatatatataatagatTAGATGAATTTTAGATGTGTTAACGGGCGCtcattaaaaatcctttttttaatttattattgttattactattattttttaCCTCTCATCCCTCTCCACACTCTTTTTAATCCCAACTGTCAGGTCTGTGATTCAAATTCTGAACCTAATAGTGAAGAGAGTTTCAAGAACCCTTCCCTAATTAGCTTGTAAAGGAATAAGCCACCAAAATCTAATGATACATGTATAATTGAGAAAGAAGTAATACTACATATATGCTTAAATTTTAAATGAGATAGATATTGGCTTAGTCCCCTAGAGTGTACTGGACTAAAGTGGCCTCCAGTTAAAGGAGAACAAATTTGAGCCTTAGAGTTTATAGTATAAacttaaagaaaaaatttgacaaGATCTGCATAGTTGCTGATAGTTAGAGTCATGTAAAAGTAACTTTTCTAGACAATCTTGGCTCTTTTGGTATATTTTAACGGCCATATCATTCTTACCCTAGCTAGAAACTGACCAAATTTATCAGttgtattttttttccccttaaatCAGAATTGAAAACATTGGGACCATTTTCTAGGAGTAGTTGATCGTCTGGTGacatattgcttgaggacaccTTTAAAAACTTACAAATGGTTCTAGAATTTGTCAATATGATTTTACTTTGGAGGTTTTGTGTATAAAGTGTTGAGGAATTTATGAAAGAGAAGGTGAGATAGAGAGAAAGCAACTTAGGTTGTAGTTTCTTTCCAAGTGTATGGTATttttatattaaaatttttgtgtCATGATTTGCAGATG
It contains:
- the LOC113766687 gene encoding cytochrome P450 705A5-like, producing MTDIQYYTTFFIISFISTLVIRSFSKKTNRPRFHLPPGPRPLPIIGHLQLITFPLDQFFQKLSTKYGPIIYLQFGASKQIIISSASLATEIFKTQDLAFASRPPFAVENRLTFVASSFLNSEYGDYWKFMKKLCITKLLSPQALEASSGVRRQELRSFLRKIVESASLLKPVDVGLELSKLTNNIICTMAMNTNCSSNDDEAEKCRKLVQETFEHALKLSIGDVLGPFKWLGFWIYGKQAVDVERRFDGMLENILKQHEEKREENSKTSQYKDLIDVLLEMHYDNQAEFKLTRTQIKSFLLDIFVAGTDTSANTMQWTLAELINHPKVFKKVREEIDSLVGNSRLVEESDVSSLPYLQAVMKEILRLHPLGSLIPRKCREHCKIDVFDIPKNTTILINTYAAMRDPNLWDDPNEFKPERFLISKDTQKTLARQDQMEGQFLDLLTFGGGRRRCPGMMLAFHTMSPTVAAMVQCFDWMPIEEGREADAVNMEVRKGFIHVMEQSLVCTPRVRLNPLDCIA